From one Culex quinquefasciatus strain JHB chromosome 3, VPISU_Cqui_1.0_pri_paternal, whole genome shotgun sequence genomic stretch:
- the LOC6051596 gene encoding succinate dehydrogenase [ubiquinone] iron-sulfur subunit, mitochondrial: MAMVSTELKALLACRGTFGQLRAIHLAAANNAAAKKVKKFQIYRWNPDQPETKPYNQTYEVDLSACGPMVLDALIKIKNEIDPTLTFRRSCREGICGSCAMNIGGTNTLACISKIDTDNLDKPTKIYPLPHMYVVKDLVPDMNNFYNQYRSIQPWLQRKNETGEKKGDAQYLQSVDDRAKLDGLYECILCACCSTSCPSYWWNGDKYLGPAVLMQAYRWIIDSRDESTAARLDKLKDPFSVYRCHTIMNCTRTCPKGLNPGKAIAEIKKLLSGIAKKDAPGLETAALHSK; encoded by the exons atggcCATGGTGTCCACCGAGTTGAAGGCCCTGCTGGCCTGCCGCGGAACGTTTGGTCAG CTGAGAGCCATCCACCTGGCCGCTGCCAACAATGCCGCCGCGAAGAAGGTCAAGAAATTCCAGATCTACCGCTGGAACCCGGACCAGCCCGAAACCAAGCCGTACAATCAG ACGTACGAGGTCGATCTGAGCGCCTGCGGTCCAATGGTCCTGGATGCGCTGATCAAGATCAAGAACGAAATCGATCCGACGCTGACTTTCCGCCGGTCGTGCCGCGAGGGCATCTGCGGCTCGTGCGCGATGAACATTGGCGGAACGAACACGCTGGCCTGCATCAGCAAGATCGACACCGACAATCTGGACAAGCCGACCAAGATCTACCCGTTGCCGCACATGTACGTGGTGAAGGATCTGGTGCCGGACATGAACAACTTCTACAACCAGTACCGGTCGATTCAGCCGTGGCTGCAGCGCAA GAACGAAACCGGCGAGAAGAAGGGCGACGCCCAGTACCTCCAATCGGTGGACGACCGCGCCAAGCTGGACGGGCTGTACGAGTGCATCCTGTGCGCGTGCTGCTCGACGTCGTGCCCGTCGTACTGGTGGAACGGCGACAAGTACCTGGGGCCGGCCGTCCTGATGCAGGCGTACCGCTGGATCATCGACTCCCGTGACGAGTCGACCGCGGCCCGGCTGGACAAGCTGAAGGACCCGTTCAGCGTGTACCGGTGCCACACGATCATGAACTGCACCCGGACCTGCCCGAAGGGCCTCAACCCGGGCAAGGCCATCGCCGAGATCAAGAAGCTGCTGTCCGGCATCGCCAAGAAGGACGCCCCCGGCCTGGAGACGGCCGCCCTGCACAGCAAGTAA